One genomic window of Anaerofustis stercorihominis DSM 17244 includes the following:
- a CDS encoding DUF1307 domain-containing protein, with protein MKKVLKVILALGLVFIMAGCGSKAQTATFNYSSNGVDVKMVADAEGDTIIKLTQTSTINTKNFNSSQIKQLKKVVEESKDTYKNIKGITYKAEESGDKIVETIIIPTDEETLKTVISKGLLPVTGSSGEVTKLSLDKTKESLQKAGWTLEE; from the coding sequence ATGAAAAAAGTTCTAAAAGTAATACTGGCATTGGGTCTTGTATTCATAATGGCGGGATGCGGTTCTAAAGCACAAACAGCAACATTTAATTACAGTTCGAACGGGGTTGATGTAAAGATGGTTGCTGATGCAGAAGGTGATACGATTATAAAATTAACGCAAACTTCTACAATAAACACAAAAAACTTTAACAGCAGCCAAATAAAACAATTAAAAAAAGTAGTTGAAGAATCAAAAGATACTTATAAGAATATCAAGGGTATTACATATAAGGCAGAAGAAAGCGGAGATAAGATCGTAGAAACAATCATTATACCGACAGACGAGGAAACTTTAAAAACAGTAATATCAAAAGGCTTGCTTCCTGTAACAGGTTCAAGCGGTGAGGTAACAAAATTATCTTTGGATAAAACTAAAGAAAGTCTACAAAAAGCAGGCTGGACATTAGAAGAATAG
- a CDS encoding trimeric intracellular cation channel family protein, with the protein MNFIFTEQFINICEIIGIIAFAISGAMVAIEKDLDVFGVVVLGVTTALGGGIIRDIILGMLPPNMFTNGTYAALAAVAALVVFIFSYYNYKYIEDHINLFNNALNVFDAIGLGVFVILGMNSAIFAGFTYNNFLLIFVGVITGIGGGMLRDIMVSDIPFVLRKRIYALACIVGGGVYLVLLKNNVNSDISVLIGIFSIIFIRLLSRKYKWSLPKVKK; encoded by the coding sequence ATGAATTTTATTTTTACGGAACAGTTTATAAATATATGTGAAATTATTGGTATAATAGCTTTTGCAATTTCCGGAGCCATGGTTGCCATAGAAAAAGACTTGGATGTATTCGGTGTTGTCGTTTTAGGCGTTACAACCGCTCTGGGAGGAGGAATAATAAGGGATATCATACTTGGTATGCTGCCACCGAATATGTTTACGAACGGAACTTATGCGGCTCTTGCGGCTGTTGCCGCTTTGGTGGTATTTATTTTTTCTTATTATAATTATAAATATATTGAGGATCATATAAACTTATTTAACAATGCTCTTAATGTGTTTGATGCCATAGGACTTGGTGTATTTGTGATACTTGGGATGAACTCGGCTATTTTTGCGGGATTTACCTATAATAATTTTCTTCTTATTTTTGTAGGTGTCATTACGGGTATTGGAGGAGGAATGCTCAGAGATATAATGGTCTCGGATATACCCTTTGTTCTAAGAAAAAGGATCTATGCTCTTGCCTGCATCGTTGGAGGAGGCGTTTATTTGGTACTGCTTAAAAATAATGTGAATTCTGATATATCTGTTCTTATAGGTATTTTTTCTATTATATTTATAAGACTTCTTTCAAGAAAATATAAATGGTCTCTTCCTAAGGTAAAAAAATAA